CAAGTTATTCACAAAAAAATGGTGCACTTAAAAGAAATATGCAAATTTGTACAGGCATTTTAATAATGTGCACAGGAATGATGCCATGAGCCCATGACACTTTTCTTTCGCGTTTCAGGATACATTCTAAGAAATTACATTGAtgaaaattctataaaaaaaaatcaaacattcTTTCTGTGCCTTCATAGCATTTTGAAAACcgtgttgtttgtttgaggaGTTATTAAGCAGACGAAAAGCGAGCTTTGACTGCACAAAAACGTTCACAGGACAGATATCACTTTGGCTCAACATTATTGCCTGATATTTGTCCTGTGAAAATGTACATGTGGCCCAAATACTAATGTACTACACTTGTACCTGCAATGATGCCCTCTGGTGGATTCACAGTCAGCTCTAAAAAAATACTCAAACTGATTAAATTAATCTTTCTTTTTAGTTACAGTGGTAGATTCATTGCTTAGCCAATTTGAATCCAATCTTCCCTGCTaccagaggcctcttttctctgtatttcgatGGGCTGGTGTTCGCGAATCCCAACCCAGCGAAATACTGAGAAAAGAGGCCTGTGGTAGCAGGGAAAATCTAATCATACAAAGTACATTTAAATAAATTGAACACAGGTTACGAAACCTATCATGAGCTTCCCCGAGAAGCTAAGTACATAAAAAGAACGGCGTTTAAACTAGGGTTGTTCTAGTGAGAAGACAGCTTAATTCTCTTTAGTTGAGCAGTGTTCAACGAGTTATTTCAACGTGTCATTCCAACGTCAATCGAACATTCTTccagaataaaaaagaaactctATTATATTTTGCTTTGGAAACAATAAATCATTTACTTACAGTTCCattaattgaaaataaaaaagcttaCAGTAGCTTTGTTTGCATCGACGAAGCTAATCTATCAAACATCTCTTTATACTTTCCCCACAGCAAATATCAAGTAAATACTAACGCTTGTACTCTGCCATCAGTCGCTTAAGCGCTGCACCCGCCATAGTCTTTGTGAGCCTTTAAAACGATGAGTCCCGAGAAAATCCTTGCTCTTTCATGGCGATGGAGGAAGCATAACAGAATCACTGCccgccattttttttcattttagcAAAAGTTAGGATCGCTGGCGCATAACACAGACAACCCAATAAACCATTTTTGGAAGGGCTCTGGAGACGAGATATTGGTTAAACCCCACAACCAAGAAAGGGCGGGTTTTTCATTCCCTGTTTGGCAATTTTCCTAACATTACCAAGGGTTGTGGCTTCAAAAATGCCATGTCACTTGTTTTATTCAAAGCGTAGAATTTCAACTAAACCATATCGAAACAAgttaaaaatcaaaagaaacGAATAAACAAGGAGCGTTTCCCTAAACCACCATCTTAGCCAGCAGTATACAGAAAAGAGATGCTGTTTCTAGCGGCAGCATCTTCCAATTGATTGACTACAAAACGACACCCTGTATAGAATTATATCTAGTCTCATACTTTTGTCTatgaattttgttttgggCTCCGACTTTTAGGCCAGCAACGCCGAACACTATGAAAAGGACACACGaaagctataaaaaaaaaattaaaaaactttTACTTTTGCACATTCATTAGGTGTCTTTACCGGCCTTATCATTAGAATAATCAATTTTAATAAACTTTGTTAAGTCTTCCAGCCTTTTTAGACACAAAAACCAGCGTGATTCTTTAATTAATAAATGGGCTAACCTACCAAGAATGAGAGACGGGTATTCACATTCATATATTCACATTCGCTTGTAAAATCTGAAGAGCAGCTCAATCTATCTGTCACTTCACTGTGATCAGAACTTGGTTTTCACGTCCTTTTTTTAATAGACTATAATACTTGGTTTTCATGTCCTTTTTTAATAGACTATAATAGACCATAATAGCCTAAGTATATTAACGAGTCTGTGTTTTTCATTATAGTATGTGCTAATTATCTCTATAGGTAGTTAATTATGCTCGTTGTTCTGCTGATAAATTATTTATCATGTTCAGTCAACTATAATTGTGAGTTTTAATAAGTTCTATCGACTTCCTGAACAGACGCGCTGCCATCACCGTTGATTATTATGTCGTTtgcatttgtattttttggaCTTATGCTAACAACAGCTCACTGCTATGATGGCGAGAAACGAAAAGAAGGAATATATACAGTGGTTAAAGGTATGTATGGGATGACTTCTAGTAGAAATTCAACCAACCGAACAGCCATTCAGCATGGGCATTATGCGAACTAGGGCACAGTTTTTTGTCTTATTTTTACAACAAAGGGTAAGTTTTATAGGGAAAATATCCGATAAAATGCCATTATTTTGTTGCCATAGAGCATCGAGGAAGTAGGGTTGCGGTTTCTTGTTAGCGTTTGGGTAGATGCCATGAGGATAACAATTGATTACGCAATTACCTCTTTATTTCCGCGAGGGGCCCACCGTTTTTGGTCATAAGTttaatttcacaaaaaaatttATAGGGAATGTCCGACAAAATGACATTGTGTAGttctaaaaaatatcaaacgCTCAGAAATTTTCAGGTGGTGGGGGGTTATCGTCCGAAGCGAAAACACCGCGTCTGGCTCGTGAGAAACGCGAGTCTTCAGAACCGAATACTCAAAGTCCCCCCGTCATAATGAAGGCCGATTAATAATATGACAATAATACTATATACTATACTACAATACTTCTATCTCTCCTACTACTAATCGTAACCGGAGtgacgtaaaagaaccgctGAGGACGCAAGTAGAAACCTTGGCGGTGACCACCCTCAGTGACAAAACTTACATCACTAACACATACTTATGATTGTAAACTGCCTTGCGCAGTCTGTTTTTGAAAGGATGAGAAATCTAGCATGTAAAACGCTTAGAACTATACGAATAAGCTCTTTACAAATGCacacattttgttattattattttttttgtatatcaaataaaaatactgaCTGAAACTATATTTCTAGGGGCTTTCACTTAATGATCATTTTCTAATTTATTACAAGGAACTATTCTAAAGAACCACGTCATTTCGCAACACAATGCCCGCGACAGCATAGAGTGTGGGATGAGCTGCGCAAGCGTGTACAATTGTCAATCATTCAACTACAAGCATGGTTCCACGTGTCAGCTGAACAGCAAGAACAGGCTAATGGCTAACGGGGGTGACGTACAAAATGACGAGGAGTTCACGTActttgaaaaattaaaaaaaaaactatcaacACAGACCCTTAACCCACCTCAAAACCACCTGCGAATCTGCTAATGATCGTAACGTTTGTGAATGTCGAGGTGCGCGATCCACAACTCTCTGTTGTGTTGAAACATTTTGGGTGGAATAGACAACATTCCGCACCCAGATTTGAGGACCTAGAATCAGCAATAAAACTACTTATTTATACATTTGTACTATAATACATGAATTGTTTTCTAGAATGAATTGTGAATTGTTTTCTAGAATCCATGTGATCCAGATCATTGTATGTACGAAAGTCAATGCAATCCTGTAAGCAACGCTGATATCTACCAGTGTAACTGCAGACCAGGATACACGGGAAGGCATTGTGAAAAAGgtaaaattcaaaacaataatttgttttaaatcaGTACCCCatcttgtaatcagaagaggggaggggattaTTTATGAAAATATGGTGTCAGCGAACTTCAAACTCCTACGGAAGATGTTCAATATAATACCATTTTTAGGTTAATAATATTACATTCATGTTCTCATCATGTTGGAAAAAGGCTTTGTTTTGTGGTTTGGTTAATTGAACAACTCGAATCTTCGAATTTTCACGTTCACGGCTGTTTACTCCCTCCAATGTTTTTGGCAGTGATATGGCATCTTTTAAGCTTCGCTGTGAAACGGATCGAAACTCTTATACGCGGATTATTTGTGCAGATATAAACGGCGGTGCGAGGAAACAGGCGTTTTGCAATGCATTTCCATTTTTTCTATACACGAAAACCATATGTCCCATCTTGTCCTTTCGAGTTTTTCTATGGGTGGGGGAGTGAGGTTGGAGGGTAGGAGGAGTCTTCAAAGTTCGAAGTATCTTGAGTATGTGGCGGAagaagagggggaggggtaggacTGACATGCTACTGATAGAAGCTTGGGTACTGCAGGGAAACTAATCTCAGAATCTTGTCGTCTCTTTTAAAAAGAACCACCTTTGTCGTGCAAGGATGCCCTCGACAAGGGAAAAAGCCATGGGAATGGAGAGTACTACATCGACCCAGAGAGGACAGGGACTGCATTTCCCGTTTATTGCGACATGACAAACGAAGGAGGTATAATAACATTGTCAAAGTGGTTGACAGGACTCTGGGAAGATAATGTTATTTAGCATGCTCTTCTGCGGTAGTGACCTTTGGGAGCACctgcaaagtacgctggatcctcgagcatggtTATATGGCTCTATATGATACTACACCTTTTGCTGCTCATTACCAGAAAATACGCCCTCATTTGCGTCAATAATCAATTAATAAAGcgaaaaaacaataatttgaACAAAACGACATTCAATTGCTAGCACCAtcaaatacaaagtatttaCAATACAAATGCAGAATTGtgtgcattttatttttgcatctTTGAGCATTCATTTTGCGAATAAGGACAACTACATTATAATTCAtgtaataaatacaaaaagcccaaattgtcgtgttcgtgaacggGAAGAAAAAATACTATCCACCAAAAACTGGGATtagactctgccaaattttcgtctttaataagactttatAGGTTTATAATTCATGTAAtaatattgtgatattattatattaaccGATATCTCAACAAAGTGATTCGATAATCAATATATCACGAtatctatttatttaataTCACATATAGTTTGACAAACAATAGCGTAAAAGTGGATTGGGTTTTCATTTATTCATGTGAAAATAGTTCACAAAGAAGGACACCTGAAAATTTAGTGAAACATTCGCAGTCAATTTTATACATACGCAGAGCTGTAGCAAGCCTAGAAATACTGGGGAAGGGGGCTAGGCACAGAAACATGAAGAAAATATTAGGGTTAGAGCCACGCCCGTACTGGtaatttctttatattttatcaaaatacTTTGATAGAAAGGGGGCACGTGGTCTCAGTGGCATTCTGATCCCAGTGATAAAATGTTTATCCTCTTAGTAAATACCACATTTGAACATATGTTCCAGGAGGATGGATGATGGTGCTCAACCTGACATACGATGCTTCGCGTGCGGCCTTTACGCCGGACTCATCTTTTCGCTCTTTGTCAAAGTTTAAAGAAGGATATATGGGTAAGTACGTAAAACGGTTGACTACAGATCGtggttgaattttttttactttaatcTTTCTTCCGAGGGATGTGGGAAAGGAGAGCTTTATAGATGAGCTAATTTCAAAATCTCAGACTTAATGAAGGGTGCTCCATAGAGCTTTTAAggtatcaatattttttaacgTTTTGCTTTTTTAGGCTTGACATCAAATGCAATGGGACAACTTCAGTCATTCACCTCTTTCACCCAAATGCGCTTCTATTGTCACAAGCAGGGCGTTGGCCGTACCCTACACATCATTACCACCCCAGACAGTAAAGGGAAAGCCGTCGTGGACTACTTCTCCGCCAAAACAGACGCCCTTGCATTTGCCTGTGACTCCTTCACCGAGGGCACTGGAAACAACGCAATGCTAACTGGGCGCTGCCAAAAATGGGGCAGAGACAAGAGCGGTGCACAGTATGTCGGTGTGTGGGGGCATGGTTTCAAACTGGATGAGACATGGCGGATGTATGATCATCCAATGTACGAGGCACACATGTATCATGTGATTTTGAGAAACGGGTACCATAACTGCGACGACACAGGAAGTACAGAGACAAATGGAGATTCATGGGAGACATATGTTCGCTAATAACTTTGCCGCCTGAAAAATCAACCATTCTAACCAAATGTGATTTTACAGCGCGACCATTCGTACCATAAACGCCGAAAATATGTGTTGAATGTTTGTCTCTTACTGTAATGGTGTCGCTCTACTAGCTGGTTGATCTAAATCCTATAAACATGGCAATTGAGAAAAAAGACCTACTCTGATGAGTGGACATTTAAGAGAGGAATTTAAACACGAAAACACTAACGCCCACAAGGAGAATGCATTTAATTAAATACTTAAAAGGAGCATAAGATTTCTACTTCAACAATTAGCAGTTTATCAACATGAAACAGAAAGGGGACTGGAGGAAATTTTAAAATCCTGCAGACTAAATGTCTCAAGTTTTGTACTCTAATTGTTACCATTAGAAAT
The sequence above is a segment of the Nematostella vectensis chromosome 2, jaNemVect1.1, whole genome shotgun sequence genome. Coding sequences within it:
- the LOC5521185 gene encoding fibrinogen beta chain isoform X1 — protein: MIVTFVNVENPCDPDHCMYESQCNPVSNADIYQCNCRPGYTGRHCEKEPPLSCKDALDKGKSHGNGEYYIDPERTGTAFPVYCDMTNEGGGWMMVLNLTYDASRAAFTPDSSFRSLSKFKEGYMGLTSNAMGQLQSFTSFTQMRFYCHKQGVGRTLHIITTPDSKGKAVVDYFSAKTDALAFACDSFTEGTGNNAMLTGRCQKWGRDKSGAQYVGVWGHGFKLDETWRMYDHPMYEAHMYHVILRNGYHNCDDTGSTETNGDSWETYVR
- the LOC5521185 gene encoding fibrinogen beta chain isoform X2; this translates as MYESQCNPVSNADIYQCNCRPGYTGRHCEKEPPLSCKDALDKGKSHGNGEYYIDPERTGTAFPVYCDMTNEGGGWMMVLNLTYDASRAAFTPDSSFRSLSKFKEGYMGLTSNAMGQLQSFTSFTQMRFYCHKQGVGRTLHIITTPDSKGKAVVDYFSAKTDALAFACDSFTEGTGNNAMLTGRCQKWGRDKSGAQYVGVWGHGFKLDETWRMYDHPMYEAHMYHVILRNGYHNCDDTGSTETNGDSWETYVR